A genome region from Brienomyrus brachyistius isolate T26 chromosome 23, BBRACH_0.4, whole genome shotgun sequence includes the following:
- the otoa gene encoding otoancorin isoform X3, with translation MLIWVATVTVLHLLAHGLAVLPQEPAASHMVASNESPLPFPPMPLDFKDKARKLMSKCLPMGHPPLTLMDNMSSPLPQKLTGSSPFSLFLPLLSSLPPPLKSESHMNPFNATGDQPSRSMNWNITERLMNCSCLLQAVEILKNTSDAHRCLLRAFVAPLAWEALVNGSGFNAQERNLLLWASKVLLQEVPLPSSALPAELDHQQLSEMMGVFNEVFESISMDQKVKIVNWVKQQINQNCRVLLPSGSRPPGQQKAKVSPVAGTTEPCLPGMWLSAEVMDILRRFLTLLPPSEFKSVPKEQLCPFVQSDQFRVSFRKLGDDGSTLGKTLLSRVKQDCFSKEQEFLQNLDKLGPLTCFYGDATPLNVSLTERLLPQLADCNNSDADKLRVELVKKLVSGKGNLSPQSVMWLGPAVSALPTSWLANLSLSTIQSNLPSLGMAKWGPAQAWVLANTLLQGAQSVSSGDLLSLGSVVRGVRSSLLCKVEAQGLLGSQGLGRLSRELSTLQKVALLDGLHRNISMPELVSSLPDGLLSQLSLEMLAKAGLQSAEQVRDRSWTRAQAAFIMSKILSGKLTLKELGKLGPAVQGVTCEMIDRTNQSDVMEMIQMLALNAQWLSRTQALCANAKLFYNKDGNFSNFSSIDVNSIPAVMLLELNPRIIASLPKHHCSHFLEKMAVLNMSSLPMKSPSCQALADKALSCLGRNLSTLSPEDISHLGSLVCALDVRRLSGLSPEAINASLLALAKCPTLRRDNAEAIFTLLKTTYGDPSEWTASTVMSLGPLLLLNESILTSLPSEAWVKDALINIKDSMPQTLSSGSPEVFPTLTDLSALHRKLFILTTGSIPARTKRDVPAFSSISIPTVLEIEDLGERNVYWSPAQLAGIPPQTFRDGVSTLGMVRNYSAMQLQALRNKTMEVWGQPGGLSEEQVQQLGCVTQSFLHTELQELNISSLDTLEMLSSCIWEQRQRTAVWLGFMNRTGCTPAKLGTMEIVGLGQFLCGLSVKEIGQLRPEACREALGALGRTHCPVDVAMQLKVQVLKAIGAPANWSAAQVNSAGNILATLNASELQSLNPSVLPFIQPSTIPLIPPAMLAMLSPSQLKALGPDNAEMVTEAQKQPLTSEQRASLGDTGAVSSMGFVGTPAVSLPQRGGTPGLNSTTSVIVLQLLLLFVLKYSSGNN, from the exons TGCTTCCACAGGAACCTGCAGCATCACACATGGTCGCCTCTAATGAGTCCCCGCTGCCCTTTCCTCCAATGCCGTTGGACTTCAAAGACAAGGCCAGGAAACTG ATGAGCAAGTGCCTCCCAATGG GACATCCCCCACTAACCCTGATGGACAACATGAGCAG TCCATTGCCGCAGAAACTGACTGGGTCCAGTCCATTCTCCCTGTTCCtccccttgctctcctccttgcCTCCACCACTGAAGTCTGAGTCACATATGAATCCATTTAACGCTACAGGAGACCAGCCCTCAAGATCCATGAACTGG AACATCACAGAAAGGCTGATGAACTGCTCCTGCTTACTGCAGGCGGTTGAGATCTTGAAGAACACATCG GATGCACATCGCTGTCTCCTGCGAGCCTTTGTGGCCCCTCTGGCCTGGGAGGCCCTGGTGAATGGGTCTGGTTTTAATGCTCAGGAACGGAACCTGCTTCTCTGGGCATCCAAGGTTCTCCTCCAGGAGGTACCGCTACCCAGCTCAGCCTTGCCTGCAGAGTTGGATCACCAGCAGCTGTCAGAAAT GATGGGTGTGTTCAATGAGGTATTCGAGTCAATATCCATGGATCAAAAAGTGAAGATCGTGAACTGGGTCAAACAGCAAATCAATCAGAACTGCAGGGTCCTACTGCCCTCGGGATCTAGGCCACCAGGTCAGCAGAAAGCCAAAG TCTCACCAGTAGCCGGCACCACAGAGCCCTGCCTGCCTGGTATGTGGCTCTCAGCAGAGGTCATGGACATCCTGCGTCGCTTCCTAACCCTGCTGCCACCCTCAGAGTTTAAAAGCGTCCCTAAAGAGCAG CTCTGCCCATTTGTCCAGTCCGACCAGTTTCGAGTCTCTTTCCGCAAACTGGGTGACGATGGTTCCACCCTTGGAAAGACTTTGCTCAGCAGAGTAAAGCAAGACTGTTTCTCCAAGGAGCAGGAATTCCTCCAGAACCTTGACAA ACTGGGCCCCCTGACCTGTTTCTATGGCGATGCCACGCCTCTCAATGTGTCCCTGACTGAGCGCCTGCTGCCCCAGCTTGCTGACTGCAACAACTCTGATGCTGATAAG CTAAGGGTAGAACTGGTGAAAAAGCTTGTTTCTGGGAAGGGGAATCTGAGCCCGCAGTCAGTGATGTGGCTGGGCCCGGCGGTGTCAGCGCTGCCCACTTCCTGGCTGGCCAACCTGTCCCTCTCCACCATCCAGAGCAACCTGCCTTCGCTGGGTATGGCCAAGTGGGGCCCAGCCCAGGCCTGGGTGCTGGCGAACACCCTACTGCAGGGAGCCCAG TCAGTGTCCAGTGGCGACTTGCTGTCTCTGGGATCAGTGGTGCGGGGCGTCCGCAGCTCTCTGCTGTGCAAGGTGGAGGCCCAGGGACTGCTAGGTTCACAAGGGCTGGGCAGACTCAGCCGGGAGCTCTCTACCCTGCAGAAGGTGGCGCTACTGGACGGG CTTCACAGAAACATAAGCATGCCGGAATTGGTGAGCAGCCTCCCAGACGGACTGCTGTCCCAGCTGTCCCTGGAGATGCTGGCGAAAGCCGGGCTACAGTCTGCTGAGCAAGTTAGGGACCGAAGCTGGACCCGCGCCCAG GCTGCCTTCATCATGAGCAAGATTCTGAGTGGGAAGCTGACTCTGAAGGAGTTGGG GAAGCTGGGTCCAGCAGTGCAGGGCGTGACCTGTGAGATGATCGATAGAACTAATCAGAGTGATGTCATGGAGATGATCCAGATGCTGGCTTTGAACGCACAGTGGCTCTCCAGAACCCAG GCATTGTGTGCCAATGCGAAGCTCTTTTACAACAAGGATGGTAACTTCAGCAACTTCAGCAGCATTGATGTGAACAGCATTCCTGCGGTTATGCTGCTTGAGCTTAA CCCTAGAATAATAGCAAGTCTGCCAAAACATCACTGCTCGCATTTCCTGGAGAAGATGGCCGTGCTCAACATGTCTTCCCTGCCAATGAAATCCCCGTCATGCCAGGCCCTCGCTGATAAGGCTCTGTCTTGCCTG GGAAGGAACCTCTCCACGCTCTCACCTGAGGACATCAGTCACTTGGGAAGTCTAGTGTGTGCATTAGATGTAAGGCGTCTCTCTGGACTGAGCCCAGAGGCCATTAACGCCAGTCTGCTGGCATTGGCCAAGTGTCCCACCCTCCGTCGTGATAACGCAGAGGCCATCTTCACACTCCTGAAGACCACATATGG TGACCCCTCAGAATGGACGGCCAGCACAGTGATGTCCCTGGGACCCCTTCTGCTGCTGAATGAGTCCATCCTCACATCCCTTCCTTCTGAG GCGTGGGTGAAGGATGCCCTCATTAACATCAAGGACAGCATGCCCCAGACTCTATCCTCTGGATCTCCAGAAGTGTTTCCCACGTTGACAGACCTCTCTGCCTTGCACAGGAAGCTATTTATCCTCACTACAGGATCTATACCTGCTCGCACCAAACGAGACG TACCAGCATTCTCCTCCATAAGCATCCCCACAGTGCTAGAGATCGAGGACCTAGGAGAGAGAAATGTGTACTGGAGTCCAGCTCAGCTTGCAGGCATCCCCCCTCAAACGTTCAGGGATGGGGTGTCTACCCTTGGGATGGTCCGCAATTACAGTGCCATGCAGCTCCAGGCCCTGCGCAATAAAACGATGGAG GTCTGGGGTCAGCCAGGAGGACTGTCCGAGGAGCAGGTGCAACAGCTGGGCTGCGTCACCCAGAGTTTCCTCCACACTGAGCTCCAGGAACTCAACATCAGCTCCCTGGACACCCTGGAGATGCTTTCCTCATGTATCTGGGAGCAGAGACAG AGGACAGCGGTGTGGCTTGGGTTTATGAACCGTACTGGTTGCACACCAGCCAAGCTGGGAACCATGGAGATTGTGGGACTGGGCCAGTTTCTGTGTGGACTGAGTGTTAAAGAAATCGGTCAGCTGAGACCAGAGGCGTGCAG GGAGGCGCTGGGGGCACTGGGCAGGACCCACTGCCCGGTTGATGTGGCCATGCAGCTGAAGGTGCAGGTGCTGAAAGCCATCGGAGCCCCAGCAAACTGGTCAGCAGCCCAAGTGAACAGTGCAGGGAACATACTGG CTACCTTGAACGCCTCAGAGCTGCAGAGCTTGAACCCCTCTGTGCTGCCCTTTATCCAGCCATCCACCATCCCGCTCattcccccagctatgctggcc ATGCTCTCACCTAGTCAGCTAAAGGCACTGGGTCCTGACAATGCTGAAATGGTGACTGAGGCCCAGAAGCAGCCACTGACGAGCGAGCAGAGGGCTTCTCTGGGAGATACAGGAGCTGTGTCCTCCATGGGCTTCGTTGGAACACCCGCTGTTTCACTACCACAAAGGGGTG GAACTCCTGGGCTGAATTCAACTACAAGTGTCATTGTCTTACAGCTACTTCTGTTATTTGTGCTaaaatacagctctggaaacaaTTAA
- the otoa gene encoding otoancorin isoform X2, producing the protein MLIWVATVTVLHLLAHGLAVLPQEPAASHMVASNESPLPFPPMPLDFKDKARKLMSKCLPMGHPPLTLMDNMSSPLPQKLTGSSPFSLFLPLLSSLPPPLKSESHMNPFNATGDQPSRSMNWSVSHVSSFYWLDGKNITERLMNCSCLLQAVEILKNTSDAHRCLLRAFVAPLAWEALVNGSGFNAQERNLLLWASKVLLQEVPLPSSALPAELDHQQLSEMMGVFNEVFESISMDQKVKIVNWVKQQINQNCRVLLPSGSRPPVSPVAGTTEPCLPGMWLSAEVMDILRRFLTLLPPSEFKSVPKEQLCPFVQSDQFRVSFRKLGDDGSTLGKTLLSRVKQDCFSKEQEFLQNLDKLGPLTCFYGDATPLNVSLTERLLPQLADCNNSDADKLRVELVKKLVSGKGNLSPQSVMWLGPAVSALPTSWLANLSLSTIQSNLPSLGMAKWGPAQAWVLANTLLQGAQSVSSGDLLSLGSVVRGVRSSLLCKVEAQGLLGSQGLGRLSRELSTLQKVALLDGLHRNISMPELVSSLPDGLLSQLSLEMLAKAGLQSAEQVRDRSWTRAQAAFIMSKILSGKLTLKELGKLGPAVQGVTCEMIDRTNQSDVMEMIQMLALNAQWLSRTQALCANAKLFYNKDGNFSNFSSIDVNSIPAVMLLELNPRIIASLPKHHCSHFLEKMAVLNMSSLPMKSPSCQALADKALSCLGRNLSTLSPEDISHLGSLVCALDVRRLSGLSPEAINASLLALAKCPTLRRDNAEAIFTLLKTTYGDPSEWTASTVMSLGPLLLLNESILTSLPSEAWVKDALINIKDSMPQTLSSGSPEVFPTLTDLSALHRKLFILTTGSIPARTKRDVPAFSSISIPTVLEIEDLGERNVYWSPAQLAGIPPQTFRDGVSTLGMVRNYSAMQLQALRNKTMEVWGQPGGLSEEQVQQLGCVTQSFLHTELQELNISSLDTLEMLSSCIWEQRQRTAVWLGFMNRTGCTPAKLGTMEIVGLGQFLCGLSVKEIGQLRPEACREALGALGRTHCPVDVAMQLKVQVLKAIGAPANWSAAQVNSAGNILATLNASELQSLNPSVLPFIQPSTIPLIPPAMLAMLSPSQLKALGPDNAEMVTEAQKQPLTSEQRASLGDTGAVSSMGFVGTPAVSLPQRGGTPGLNSTTSVIVLQLLLLFVLKYSSGNN; encoded by the exons TGCTTCCACAGGAACCTGCAGCATCACACATGGTCGCCTCTAATGAGTCCCCGCTGCCCTTTCCTCCAATGCCGTTGGACTTCAAAGACAAGGCCAGGAAACTG ATGAGCAAGTGCCTCCCAATGG GACATCCCCCACTAACCCTGATGGACAACATGAGCAG TCCATTGCCGCAGAAACTGACTGGGTCCAGTCCATTCTCCCTGTTCCtccccttgctctcctccttgcCTCCACCACTGAAGTCTGAGTCACATATGAATCCATTTAACGCTACAGGAGACCAGCCCTCAAGATCCATGAACTGG TCTGTGTCTCACGTCTCTTCCTTTTACTGGCTGGATGGGAAGAACATCACAGAAAGGCTGATGAACTGCTCCTGCTTACTGCAGGCGGTTGAGATCTTGAAGAACACATCG GATGCACATCGCTGTCTCCTGCGAGCCTTTGTGGCCCCTCTGGCCTGGGAGGCCCTGGTGAATGGGTCTGGTTTTAATGCTCAGGAACGGAACCTGCTTCTCTGGGCATCCAAGGTTCTCCTCCAGGAGGTACCGCTACCCAGCTCAGCCTTGCCTGCAGAGTTGGATCACCAGCAGCTGTCAGAAAT GATGGGTGTGTTCAATGAGGTATTCGAGTCAATATCCATGGATCAAAAAGTGAAGATCGTGAACTGGGTCAAACAGCAAATCAATCAGAACTGCAGGGTCCTACTGCCCTCGGGATCTAGGCCACCAG TCTCACCAGTAGCCGGCACCACAGAGCCCTGCCTGCCTGGTATGTGGCTCTCAGCAGAGGTCATGGACATCCTGCGTCGCTTCCTAACCCTGCTGCCACCCTCAGAGTTTAAAAGCGTCCCTAAAGAGCAG CTCTGCCCATTTGTCCAGTCCGACCAGTTTCGAGTCTCTTTCCGCAAACTGGGTGACGATGGTTCCACCCTTGGAAAGACTTTGCTCAGCAGAGTAAAGCAAGACTGTTTCTCCAAGGAGCAGGAATTCCTCCAGAACCTTGACAA ACTGGGCCCCCTGACCTGTTTCTATGGCGATGCCACGCCTCTCAATGTGTCCCTGACTGAGCGCCTGCTGCCCCAGCTTGCTGACTGCAACAACTCTGATGCTGATAAG CTAAGGGTAGAACTGGTGAAAAAGCTTGTTTCTGGGAAGGGGAATCTGAGCCCGCAGTCAGTGATGTGGCTGGGCCCGGCGGTGTCAGCGCTGCCCACTTCCTGGCTGGCCAACCTGTCCCTCTCCACCATCCAGAGCAACCTGCCTTCGCTGGGTATGGCCAAGTGGGGCCCAGCCCAGGCCTGGGTGCTGGCGAACACCCTACTGCAGGGAGCCCAG TCAGTGTCCAGTGGCGACTTGCTGTCTCTGGGATCAGTGGTGCGGGGCGTCCGCAGCTCTCTGCTGTGCAAGGTGGAGGCCCAGGGACTGCTAGGTTCACAAGGGCTGGGCAGACTCAGCCGGGAGCTCTCTACCCTGCAGAAGGTGGCGCTACTGGACGGG CTTCACAGAAACATAAGCATGCCGGAATTGGTGAGCAGCCTCCCAGACGGACTGCTGTCCCAGCTGTCCCTGGAGATGCTGGCGAAAGCCGGGCTACAGTCTGCTGAGCAAGTTAGGGACCGAAGCTGGACCCGCGCCCAG GCTGCCTTCATCATGAGCAAGATTCTGAGTGGGAAGCTGACTCTGAAGGAGTTGGG GAAGCTGGGTCCAGCAGTGCAGGGCGTGACCTGTGAGATGATCGATAGAACTAATCAGAGTGATGTCATGGAGATGATCCAGATGCTGGCTTTGAACGCACAGTGGCTCTCCAGAACCCAG GCATTGTGTGCCAATGCGAAGCTCTTTTACAACAAGGATGGTAACTTCAGCAACTTCAGCAGCATTGATGTGAACAGCATTCCTGCGGTTATGCTGCTTGAGCTTAA CCCTAGAATAATAGCAAGTCTGCCAAAACATCACTGCTCGCATTTCCTGGAGAAGATGGCCGTGCTCAACATGTCTTCCCTGCCAATGAAATCCCCGTCATGCCAGGCCCTCGCTGATAAGGCTCTGTCTTGCCTG GGAAGGAACCTCTCCACGCTCTCACCTGAGGACATCAGTCACTTGGGAAGTCTAGTGTGTGCATTAGATGTAAGGCGTCTCTCTGGACTGAGCCCAGAGGCCATTAACGCCAGTCTGCTGGCATTGGCCAAGTGTCCCACCCTCCGTCGTGATAACGCAGAGGCCATCTTCACACTCCTGAAGACCACATATGG TGACCCCTCAGAATGGACGGCCAGCACAGTGATGTCCCTGGGACCCCTTCTGCTGCTGAATGAGTCCATCCTCACATCCCTTCCTTCTGAG GCGTGGGTGAAGGATGCCCTCATTAACATCAAGGACAGCATGCCCCAGACTCTATCCTCTGGATCTCCAGAAGTGTTTCCCACGTTGACAGACCTCTCTGCCTTGCACAGGAAGCTATTTATCCTCACTACAGGATCTATACCTGCTCGCACCAAACGAGACG TACCAGCATTCTCCTCCATAAGCATCCCCACAGTGCTAGAGATCGAGGACCTAGGAGAGAGAAATGTGTACTGGAGTCCAGCTCAGCTTGCAGGCATCCCCCCTCAAACGTTCAGGGATGGGGTGTCTACCCTTGGGATGGTCCGCAATTACAGTGCCATGCAGCTCCAGGCCCTGCGCAATAAAACGATGGAG GTCTGGGGTCAGCCAGGAGGACTGTCCGAGGAGCAGGTGCAACAGCTGGGCTGCGTCACCCAGAGTTTCCTCCACACTGAGCTCCAGGAACTCAACATCAGCTCCCTGGACACCCTGGAGATGCTTTCCTCATGTATCTGGGAGCAGAGACAG AGGACAGCGGTGTGGCTTGGGTTTATGAACCGTACTGGTTGCACACCAGCCAAGCTGGGAACCATGGAGATTGTGGGACTGGGCCAGTTTCTGTGTGGACTGAGTGTTAAAGAAATCGGTCAGCTGAGACCAGAGGCGTGCAG GGAGGCGCTGGGGGCACTGGGCAGGACCCACTGCCCGGTTGATGTGGCCATGCAGCTGAAGGTGCAGGTGCTGAAAGCCATCGGAGCCCCAGCAAACTGGTCAGCAGCCCAAGTGAACAGTGCAGGGAACATACTGG CTACCTTGAACGCCTCAGAGCTGCAGAGCTTGAACCCCTCTGTGCTGCCCTTTATCCAGCCATCCACCATCCCGCTCattcccccagctatgctggcc ATGCTCTCACCTAGTCAGCTAAAGGCACTGGGTCCTGACAATGCTGAAATGGTGACTGAGGCCCAGAAGCAGCCACTGACGAGCGAGCAGAGGGCTTCTCTGGGAGATACAGGAGCTGTGTCCTCCATGGGCTTCGTTGGAACACCCGCTGTTTCACTACCACAAAGGGGTG GAACTCCTGGGCTGAATTCAACTACAAGTGTCATTGTCTTACAGCTACTTCTGTTATTTGTGCTaaaatacagctctggaaacaaTTAA
- the otoa gene encoding otoancorin isoform X1, translated as MLIWVATVTVLHLLAHGLAVLPQEPAASHMVASNESPLPFPPMPLDFKDKARKLMSKCLPMGHPPLTLMDNMSSPLPQKLTGSSPFSLFLPLLSSLPPPLKSESHMNPFNATGDQPSRSMNWSVSHVSSFYWLDGKNITERLMNCSCLLQAVEILKNTSDAHRCLLRAFVAPLAWEALVNGSGFNAQERNLLLWASKVLLQEVPLPSSALPAELDHQQLSEMMGVFNEVFESISMDQKVKIVNWVKQQINQNCRVLLPSGSRPPGQQKAKVSPVAGTTEPCLPGMWLSAEVMDILRRFLTLLPPSEFKSVPKEQLCPFVQSDQFRVSFRKLGDDGSTLGKTLLSRVKQDCFSKEQEFLQNLDKLGPLTCFYGDATPLNVSLTERLLPQLADCNNSDADKLRVELVKKLVSGKGNLSPQSVMWLGPAVSALPTSWLANLSLSTIQSNLPSLGMAKWGPAQAWVLANTLLQGAQSVSSGDLLSLGSVVRGVRSSLLCKVEAQGLLGSQGLGRLSRELSTLQKVALLDGLHRNISMPELVSSLPDGLLSQLSLEMLAKAGLQSAEQVRDRSWTRAQAAFIMSKILSGKLTLKELGKLGPAVQGVTCEMIDRTNQSDVMEMIQMLALNAQWLSRTQALCANAKLFYNKDGNFSNFSSIDVNSIPAVMLLELNPRIIASLPKHHCSHFLEKMAVLNMSSLPMKSPSCQALADKALSCLGRNLSTLSPEDISHLGSLVCALDVRRLSGLSPEAINASLLALAKCPTLRRDNAEAIFTLLKTTYGDPSEWTASTVMSLGPLLLLNESILTSLPSEAWVKDALINIKDSMPQTLSSGSPEVFPTLTDLSALHRKLFILTTGSIPARTKRDVPAFSSISIPTVLEIEDLGERNVYWSPAQLAGIPPQTFRDGVSTLGMVRNYSAMQLQALRNKTMEVWGQPGGLSEEQVQQLGCVTQSFLHTELQELNISSLDTLEMLSSCIWEQRQRTAVWLGFMNRTGCTPAKLGTMEIVGLGQFLCGLSVKEIGQLRPEACREALGALGRTHCPVDVAMQLKVQVLKAIGAPANWSAAQVNSAGNILATLNASELQSLNPSVLPFIQPSTIPLIPPAMLAMLSPSQLKALGPDNAEMVTEAQKQPLTSEQRASLGDTGAVSSMGFVGTPAVSLPQRGGTPGLNSTTSVIVLQLLLLFVLKYSSGNN; from the exons TGCTTCCACAGGAACCTGCAGCATCACACATGGTCGCCTCTAATGAGTCCCCGCTGCCCTTTCCTCCAATGCCGTTGGACTTCAAAGACAAGGCCAGGAAACTG ATGAGCAAGTGCCTCCCAATGG GACATCCCCCACTAACCCTGATGGACAACATGAGCAG TCCATTGCCGCAGAAACTGACTGGGTCCAGTCCATTCTCCCTGTTCCtccccttgctctcctccttgcCTCCACCACTGAAGTCTGAGTCACATATGAATCCATTTAACGCTACAGGAGACCAGCCCTCAAGATCCATGAACTGG TCTGTGTCTCACGTCTCTTCCTTTTACTGGCTGGATGGGAAGAACATCACAGAAAGGCTGATGAACTGCTCCTGCTTACTGCAGGCGGTTGAGATCTTGAAGAACACATCG GATGCACATCGCTGTCTCCTGCGAGCCTTTGTGGCCCCTCTGGCCTGGGAGGCCCTGGTGAATGGGTCTGGTTTTAATGCTCAGGAACGGAACCTGCTTCTCTGGGCATCCAAGGTTCTCCTCCAGGAGGTACCGCTACCCAGCTCAGCCTTGCCTGCAGAGTTGGATCACCAGCAGCTGTCAGAAAT GATGGGTGTGTTCAATGAGGTATTCGAGTCAATATCCATGGATCAAAAAGTGAAGATCGTGAACTGGGTCAAACAGCAAATCAATCAGAACTGCAGGGTCCTACTGCCCTCGGGATCTAGGCCACCAGGTCAGCAGAAAGCCAAAG TCTCACCAGTAGCCGGCACCACAGAGCCCTGCCTGCCTGGTATGTGGCTCTCAGCAGAGGTCATGGACATCCTGCGTCGCTTCCTAACCCTGCTGCCACCCTCAGAGTTTAAAAGCGTCCCTAAAGAGCAG CTCTGCCCATTTGTCCAGTCCGACCAGTTTCGAGTCTCTTTCCGCAAACTGGGTGACGATGGTTCCACCCTTGGAAAGACTTTGCTCAGCAGAGTAAAGCAAGACTGTTTCTCCAAGGAGCAGGAATTCCTCCAGAACCTTGACAA ACTGGGCCCCCTGACCTGTTTCTATGGCGATGCCACGCCTCTCAATGTGTCCCTGACTGAGCGCCTGCTGCCCCAGCTTGCTGACTGCAACAACTCTGATGCTGATAAG CTAAGGGTAGAACTGGTGAAAAAGCTTGTTTCTGGGAAGGGGAATCTGAGCCCGCAGTCAGTGATGTGGCTGGGCCCGGCGGTGTCAGCGCTGCCCACTTCCTGGCTGGCCAACCTGTCCCTCTCCACCATCCAGAGCAACCTGCCTTCGCTGGGTATGGCCAAGTGGGGCCCAGCCCAGGCCTGGGTGCTGGCGAACACCCTACTGCAGGGAGCCCAG TCAGTGTCCAGTGGCGACTTGCTGTCTCTGGGATCAGTGGTGCGGGGCGTCCGCAGCTCTCTGCTGTGCAAGGTGGAGGCCCAGGGACTGCTAGGTTCACAAGGGCTGGGCAGACTCAGCCGGGAGCTCTCTACCCTGCAGAAGGTGGCGCTACTGGACGGG CTTCACAGAAACATAAGCATGCCGGAATTGGTGAGCAGCCTCCCAGACGGACTGCTGTCCCAGCTGTCCCTGGAGATGCTGGCGAAAGCCGGGCTACAGTCTGCTGAGCAAGTTAGGGACCGAAGCTGGACCCGCGCCCAG GCTGCCTTCATCATGAGCAAGATTCTGAGTGGGAAGCTGACTCTGAAGGAGTTGGG GAAGCTGGGTCCAGCAGTGCAGGGCGTGACCTGTGAGATGATCGATAGAACTAATCAGAGTGATGTCATGGAGATGATCCAGATGCTGGCTTTGAACGCACAGTGGCTCTCCAGAACCCAG GCATTGTGTGCCAATGCGAAGCTCTTTTACAACAAGGATGGTAACTTCAGCAACTTCAGCAGCATTGATGTGAACAGCATTCCTGCGGTTATGCTGCTTGAGCTTAA CCCTAGAATAATAGCAAGTCTGCCAAAACATCACTGCTCGCATTTCCTGGAGAAGATGGCCGTGCTCAACATGTCTTCCCTGCCAATGAAATCCCCGTCATGCCAGGCCCTCGCTGATAAGGCTCTGTCTTGCCTG GGAAGGAACCTCTCCACGCTCTCACCTGAGGACATCAGTCACTTGGGAAGTCTAGTGTGTGCATTAGATGTAAGGCGTCTCTCTGGACTGAGCCCAGAGGCCATTAACGCCAGTCTGCTGGCATTGGCCAAGTGTCCCACCCTCCGTCGTGATAACGCAGAGGCCATCTTCACACTCCTGAAGACCACATATGG TGACCCCTCAGAATGGACGGCCAGCACAGTGATGTCCCTGGGACCCCTTCTGCTGCTGAATGAGTCCATCCTCACATCCCTTCCTTCTGAG GCGTGGGTGAAGGATGCCCTCATTAACATCAAGGACAGCATGCCCCAGACTCTATCCTCTGGATCTCCAGAAGTGTTTCCCACGTTGACAGACCTCTCTGCCTTGCACAGGAAGCTATTTATCCTCACTACAGGATCTATACCTGCTCGCACCAAACGAGACG TACCAGCATTCTCCTCCATAAGCATCCCCACAGTGCTAGAGATCGAGGACCTAGGAGAGAGAAATGTGTACTGGAGTCCAGCTCAGCTTGCAGGCATCCCCCCTCAAACGTTCAGGGATGGGGTGTCTACCCTTGGGATGGTCCGCAATTACAGTGCCATGCAGCTCCAGGCCCTGCGCAATAAAACGATGGAG GTCTGGGGTCAGCCAGGAGGACTGTCCGAGGAGCAGGTGCAACAGCTGGGCTGCGTCACCCAGAGTTTCCTCCACACTGAGCTCCAGGAACTCAACATCAGCTCCCTGGACACCCTGGAGATGCTTTCCTCATGTATCTGGGAGCAGAGACAG AGGACAGCGGTGTGGCTTGGGTTTATGAACCGTACTGGTTGCACACCAGCCAAGCTGGGAACCATGGAGATTGTGGGACTGGGCCAGTTTCTGTGTGGACTGAGTGTTAAAGAAATCGGTCAGCTGAGACCAGAGGCGTGCAG GGAGGCGCTGGGGGCACTGGGCAGGACCCACTGCCCGGTTGATGTGGCCATGCAGCTGAAGGTGCAGGTGCTGAAAGCCATCGGAGCCCCAGCAAACTGGTCAGCAGCCCAAGTGAACAGTGCAGGGAACATACTGG CTACCTTGAACGCCTCAGAGCTGCAGAGCTTGAACCCCTCTGTGCTGCCCTTTATCCAGCCATCCACCATCCCGCTCattcccccagctatgctggcc ATGCTCTCACCTAGTCAGCTAAAGGCACTGGGTCCTGACAATGCTGAAATGGTGACTGAGGCCCAGAAGCAGCCACTGACGAGCGAGCAGAGGGCTTCTCTGGGAGATACAGGAGCTGTGTCCTCCATGGGCTTCGTTGGAACACCCGCTGTTTCACTACCACAAAGGGGTG GAACTCCTGGGCTGAATTCAACTACAAGTGTCATTGTCTTACAGCTACTTCTGTTATTTGTGCTaaaatacagctctggaaacaaTTAA